The following proteins come from a genomic window of Sorghum bicolor cultivar BTx623 chromosome 3, Sorghum_bicolor_NCBIv3, whole genome shotgun sequence:
- the LOC8081402 gene encoding protein DJ-1 homolog A, with the protein MAAASSVVRRAAAAASASRGLLLARAFASGVGGGEKAKRVLVPVAAGTEPIEAAATADVLNRAGARVTVATADPPGDDGLVVQAAYGVKFVADGRVADLQGESFDLIALPGGMPGSVGLRDCKALEKMVKTHAENGGLYGAICAAPAVTLAYWGMLKGLKATCYPSFMEKFTAEVIPVDSRVVVDRNAVTSQGPGTAIEFGLALVEKLYGKEKMEEVAGPLYVRPQHGAEYTVEELNSAEWKCSSTPQVLVPVANGSEEIEAVNLIDVLRRAGANVIVASVEEKLQTVTRRHKFNLIADMMLDEATEMQFDLIVMPGGLQGAQKFASTKKLVDLLKKQAESNKPYGAICASPAHVLQPHGLLKGKKATAFPPMSHLLTDQSACEHRVVVDGNLITSRAPGTATEFALAIVEKLFGRDKAVSIAKEMIFM; encoded by the exons ATGGCCGCAGCGTCCTCGGTGGTCAggcgtgccgccgccgccgcctccgcctcgcGCGGCCTGCTCCTCGCCCGCGCCTTCGCCTCGGGAGTTGGCGGCGGCGAGAAGGCCAAGCGGGTGCTGGTGCCGgtggccgccggcacggagccgATCGAGGCGGCGGCCACCGCCGACGTCCTCAACCGCGCCGGCGCGCGGGTCACCGTCGCCACTGCCGACCCGCCCGGGGACGACGGCCTCGTCGTCCAGGCCGCCTACGGCGTCAAGTTCGTCGCCGACGGCCGCGTCGCCGACCTGCAGGGGGAGTCCTTCGACCTCATCGCCCTGCCG GGAGGAATGCCTGGGTCAGTTGGCCTCAGAGATTGCAAAGCGCTCGAGAAGATGGTCAAGACGCACGCCGAGAATGGGGGCCTGTACGGCGCCATCTGCGCTGCGCCCGCGGTGACGCTGGCCTATTGGGGCATGCTCAAAGGCTTAAAG GCGACCTGTTATCCGTCGTTCATGGAGAAGTTCACTGCAGAGGTGATCCCTGTGGACTCGAGGGTCGTTGTCGACAGAAATGCAGTCACCAGCCAGGGTCCAGGAACTGCGATCGAGTTTGGTCTTGCTTTGGTGGAGAAGCTGTATGGCaaagagaagatggaggaggttGCTGGGCCTCTG TACGTGCGCCCTCAACATGGAGCTGAATATACCGTAGAAGAGCTTAATTCGGCTGAATGGAAATGTAGTAGCACACCTCAG GTTCTTGTTCCGGTTGCTAATGGTTCAGAGGAAATTGAAGCTGTCAATTTGATAGATGTGTTGCGTAGAGCAGGAGCAAATGTTATTGTTGCATCGGTGGAGGAGAAGTTACAAACTGTGACCCGTCGCCATAAGTTCAATCTAATTGCTGATATGATGTTGGATGAAGCCACTGAAATGCAATTTGATTTGATTGTCATGCCG GGAGGTTTGCAAGGTGCTCAGAAGTTTGCTAGTACAAAGAAACTTGTTGACTTACTCAAGAAACAGGCAGAATCAAATAAACCATATGGTGCAATATGTGCCTCTCCAGCTCATGTGCTTCAGCCACATGGTTTACTGAAG GGCAAGAAGGCGACAGCATTTCCACCTATGTCACACCTGCTCACAGATCAGAGTGCATGTGAGCATAGGGTTGTTGTAGATGGTAACCTTATCACCAGTAGAGCCCCAGGCACTGCAACAGAGTTCGCCCTAGCCATTGTTGAAAAACTGTTTGGTCGAGATAAAGCTGTCAGCATAGCCAAGGAAATGATCTTTATGTGA